In Lagopus muta isolate bLagMut1 chromosome 6, bLagMut1 primary, whole genome shotgun sequence, one DNA window encodes the following:
- the BDKRB2 gene encoding B2 bradykinin receptor, translated as MVTITPENIVQLYNVVATQEFTISPADFHNNSSVHQMNEYECINPDAWKWLQTYQPGFLWIMFILGTIENAFVLIVLCFHKSRCSVAEIYLANMAFADLMFVCSLPFWAINISNNFQWTFGLFLCKAVNTISYMNSYSSIYFLTLVSIDRYLALVKTMSLGRMRRTACAKWNSFIIWVCALFICSPTMVFRNLQYFEEYNITACFLDYPNPYWRPANNCLLNTVGFMIPLCVITYCTTQITKALRSNKLQKLKLIQTERKATLLVLAVLLLFVICWLPFQISTFIDTVCYLAGNLKCLEEINDIVTQMAMYCAYSNSCLNPVLYVIVGKHFQKKAVEFYKDLIPQRCRKSQSVKTENSLDTLRTSISSEYLRKKSVLPLSQ; from the coding sequence aTGGTTACCATCACACCTGAAAACATTGTGCAACTTTACAATGTTGTGGCCACACAGGAGTTTACAATCAGTCCAGCAGATTTCCACAATAATTCAAGTGTGCATCAAATGAATGAATATGAATGTATTAATCCAGATGCATGGAAATGGCTACAGACTTATCAGCCTGGATTCCTTTGGATTATGTTTATTCTGGGAACAATAGAAAATGCCTTTGTCCTTATTGTCCTGTGCTTCCACAAGAGTCGCTGCTCTGTGGCTGAAATTTACCTAGCAAATATGGCATTTGCTGATCTAATGTTTGTCTGTTCTTTACCTTTCTGGGCCATTaatatttctaataattttCAGTGGACTTTTGGCCTGTTCCTCTGTAAAGCTGTCAACACAATCAGCTACATGAACTCTTACtctagcatttattttctgacgTTAGTGAGCATCGATCGCTATCTGGCCTTGGTAAAAACCATGTCTCTGGGACGGATGCGGCGAACAGCCTGTGCCAAGTGGAACAGCTTTATAATCTGGGTGTGTGCACTGTTCATATGCTCACCTACAATGGTGTTCCGAAACTTACAGTATTTCGAAGAGTACAACATCACAGCCTGCTTTCTTGATTATCCAAACCCCTACTGGCGCCCTGCAAACAATTGCCTGCTGAATACTGTGGGCTTCATGATCCCACTCTGTGTAATTACCTATTGCACTACTCAGATCACCAAGGCCTTACGAAGCAATAAGTTACAAAAACTCAAGTTAATCCAGACAGAGAGGAAAGCCACCTTGCTGGTCCTTGCTGTGCTCTTGCTGTTTGTCATTTGCTGGCTTCCATTCCAGATCAGCACCTTCATCGACACAGTCTGCTACCTAGCAGGGAATTTGAAATGCCTTGAAGAAATCAATGATATTGTGACCCAGATGGCAATGTACTGCGCCTATAGCAACAGTTGCTTGAACCCAGTCCTGTACGTTATTGTTGGGAAACACTTCCAGAAGAAGGCAGTGGAATTCTACAAGGACTTGATCCCACAAAGGTGCAGAAAATCACAGTCTGTGAAGACAGAAAACTCCCTGGACACTTTACGAACTTCCATTTCAAGTGAATATCtaaggaaaaaatctgttttgccATTATCACAATAG
- the BDKRB1 gene encoding B1 bradykinin receptor, which produces MTESPLLSIPFSNQSENKSNSTVCPDLDNWWEIVYYLVPKCIDTICVIGMLGNLFVLFVYSLYKGPLKISEIYLVNLAVADLIFLICLPFWAENIRNKYNWPFGNFLCRSASASIHLNMYTSIYLLVAVSLDRYLTFVHTLTHRRIRSKTIAKGICLLTWTFGILLSIPTFTFRTVKHFPEWNISACVLDFPTPSWQKADRLVFSIVGFALPSTAIVFLNFCTIRSLQEHKRELKAFRTKSCQDHRDTKATKLIFLVVLMFLLCWTPYHLVIFFDILFQMEVIQGCFWEDFLNFGEQFSSTLALTHSCINPIVYVFAGKYFRQKALKVFSQFFCCGYFLNQVSFQEKSSYFKLFPVKTSSTS; this is translated from the coding sequence atgactgaaagtCCTCTACTGAGCATTCCCTTCTCAAACCAGAGTGAAAACAAGAGCAACTCAACTGTTTGCCCAGACTTGGATAACTGGTGGGAAATAGTGTACTACTTAGTACCCAAGTGTATCGACACCATCTGTGTTATTGGAATGCTTGGAAATTTATTTGTTCTCTTCGTTTACTCACTGTACAAGGGCCCTCTGAAGATATCTGAAATCTACCTTGTGAACCTAGCTGTTGCTGATcttattttcctcatttgtctCCCTTTCTGGGCAGAGAATATACGGAATAAGTATAATTGGCCATTTGGAAATTTTCTTTGTCGTAGTGCCAGTGCATCCATCCACCTAAACATGTACACTAGCATCTACTTGCTAGTAGCGGTCAGCTTGGATCGCTATTTGACTTTTGTTCATACCTTGACACACAGAAGAATACGTAGCAAAACTATAGCCAAAGGGATCTGTTTGCTCACCTGGACCTTTGGGATTCTTCTCAGTATCCCAACCTTTACGTTTCGGACTGTGAAACACTTTCCTGAGTGGAATATCTCTGCATGTGTTTTAGACTTCCCCACCCCATCCTGGCAAAAAGCTGATCGTTTGGTATTCAGCATAGTGGGGTTTGCATTGCCATCAACAGCTATCGTCTTCCTCAATTTCTGTACCATTCGCTCCCTACAAGAACACAAAAGAGAACTAAAAGCATTCAGGACAAAGAGTTGCCAGGACCACAGAGACACAAAGGCCACAAAGTTGATCTTCTTAGTGGTACTGATGTTTCTTTTGTGCTGGACTCCTTACCATCTTGTTATATTCTTTGATATATTATTCCAGATGGAAGTGATACAAGGCTGTTTCTGGGAGGATTTTCTCAACTTTGGTGAGCAGTTTAGTTCTACTTTGGCTCTCACACACAGCTGTATTAACCCAATAGTTTATGTATTTGCTGGGAAATATTTCAGgcaaaaagctttaaaagttttttcacagtttttctGCTGTGGGTATTTTTTGAACCAGGTATCATTCCAAGAAAAGTCTTCATATTTCAAGTTGTTTCCAGTCAAGACTAGTTCAACTTCATGA